A window of the Ostrea edulis chromosome 1, xbOstEdul1.1, whole genome shotgun sequence genome harbors these coding sequences:
- the LOC125650219 gene encoding NAD(+) hydrolase sarm1-like isoform X1 encodes MQIRDANRAQLQEMSDDSDDGAKNKSKVTKDVKEFVSKNFDPEKLIERSQSDATFVKFHTSSVSDSRKYTSQRIERKGQPAKVSESSKVFFDLSSIDSEENDSGEYTKMEKRNSLDMLETISHDGDSAIHEISSKDSLLSATENRFSSDDLESIVASEDTIEPETTYVQYWEKYPLILPTVTDSDTNRQNQTNVKLSYQKLSQELESHIKPLKAAKPKHEVRHLDKIRHVLVEAWQVPMYGRDIAYGLCDVLRNEGILDMVIENCSSTNKDLLKASASVLEQCLSWENRNHVVKSGIETVVLMTKREISNHEMSYINTGILEGLFKVSEEASTKMITLGGLDVILHWSRSSDIRNLRHCAKALANLSLFGGAENQEEMAKRNVPEWLFPLAFMEDDTIKYYACLAIVVLLANKELEAAVIKSGTLELVMPFINSTKPSSFAKSDTSQQQGKDHMWLERLVPLLLSRREEAQSLAAFHFAMEAGIKEEQGKLDLFYEIGAIEPLKKVASSPNATASKLAVLALKVIGESIPHKLTTQVPVWSVIDVAHWVAQVGFKDFVQNFIDCQVDGDILLLLTEQELETSIKMDCKIARKRFLRELKSLKITADYSSCDPSQMDAWLMKILPDLSQYTYEMLKAGMNKEVLASTNNEELEIVCGIKNGIHRRLMLEHVEDLYTALPMPKYGSIGSLTRQKSIDPTGFASYPKAVDVFISYRRSNGSQLASLLKVHLQLRGFSVFLDIDRLRAGKFDENLLMNIRLAKHFLLVLTPSALDRCIGDDEQQDWIHKEIVTALESDCNIIPVLDNFDWPLPEVLPPDMQQVVYFNGVRWVHDYQDACMAKLETFLKKVPIARLKSEELPTIVERPVSECDSVSSALTVEEMMAQEEVVMRKSSTDKKEARKRASGSAFMDTLTSLVENF; translated from the exons ATGCAAATTAGGGACGCTAATAG agCTCAGTTACAAGAAATGTCGGACGACTCAGATGATGGAGCTAAAAACAAATCCAAAGTTACCAAAGATGTCAAAGAATTTGTTTCTAAGAATTTTGATCCAGAGAAGTTGATTGAAAGGTCCCAATCAGATGCCACTTTTGTAAAATTCCACACAAGTTCTGTATCAGACAGCAGGAAATATACAAGCCAAAGAATTGAAAGGAAAGGACAGCCAGCCAAAGTTTCAGAAAGTTCCAAAGTTTTCTTTGATCTCTCTAGCATTGATTCAGAAGAAAATGATTCTGGAGAATATACCAAGATGGAGAAAAGAAACTCATTGGACATGTTGGAAACTATCTCACATGATGGAGATTCGGCAATTCATGAAATTTCTTCCAAAGATTCTTTACTGTCTGCAACTGAAAACAGGTTTTCATCTGATGATCTGGAAAGTATTGTGGCTAGCGAGGACACAATTGAACCTGAAACTACTTATGTGCAGTACTGGGAGAAGTACCCATTGATCCTGCCAACAGTGACTGACTCAGATACAAATCGTCAAAACCAAACAAATGTGAAACTCAGTTACCAAAAATTGTCTCAAGAACTTGAGAGCCACATCAAACCCTTGAAGGCTGCCAAGCCTAAACATGAAGTCAGACACCTAGATAAAATCAGACATGTTTTAGTGGAAGCATGGCAGGTCCCCATGTACGGAAGGGACATTGCTTATGGTCTGTGTGATGTTTTGAGAAATGAGGGCATATTGGATATGGTGATAGAAAACTGCAGCTCAACTAATAAGGACCTTTTGAAAGCATCAGCATCAGTGTTAGAACAATGCCTTTCTTGGGAAAATCGAAACCATGTTGTAAAATCAGGGATTGAAACAGTTGTATTAATGACAAAAAGAGAGATTTCCAATCATGAAATGTCTTACATTAATACTGGCATTCTAGAAGGTTTGTTCAAAGTTTCAGAGGAAGCATCAACAAAAATGATTACCCTTGGAGGTTTGGATGTCATTTTACACTggtcaaggtcaagtgacatCAGAAATCTCCGACACTGTGCAAAAGCCCTGGCCAACCTTTCATTATTTGGAGGTGCAGAAAACCAGGAGGAGATGGCCAAAAGAAATGTCCCAGAATGGCTGTTTCCTCTGGCTTTTATGGAAGATGACACCATAAAGTACTATGCATGCCTTGCCATTGTAGTGTTACTTGCTAATAAAGAACTGGAGGCTGCAGTGATTAAATCAGGGACCTTAGAATTGGTGATGCCGTTCATAAACTCTACAAAGCCCTCATCTTTTGCTAAAAGTGATACATCTCAGCAGCAGGGAAAGGACCACATGTGGTTAGAAAGACTGGTGCCTCTTTTGCTGAGCAGAAGAGAGGAAGCTCAAAGTCTTGCTGCGTTCCATTTTGCCATGGAAGCAGGAATCAAAGAGGAGCAAGGAAAACTTGAT CTCTTTTATGAAATTGGTGCAATAGAACCTTTGAAAAAAGTTGCCAGTAGTCCCAATGCCACAGCATCCAAACTAGCTGTCCTGGCCTTAAAAGTTATTGGAGAGAGTATTCCCCATAAGCTCACTACACAAGTTCCAGTGTGGAGTGTGATAGATGTGGCCCACTGGGTGGCACAG GTGGGCTTTAAAGACTTTGTTCAGAACTTTATAGACTGCCAGGTAGATGGCGATATACTTTTACTTCTGACAGAACAGGAGCTGGAGACCAGTATCAAAATGGACTGCAAGATTGCCAGAAAAAG ATTTTTACGAGAGTTGAAGTCATTGAAAATAACAGCTGACTATTCCTCATGCGACCCATCTCAGATGGATGCTTGGTTGATGAAAATTCTCCCTGATCTGTCGCAGTACACATATGAAATGCTTAAAGCAGGCATGAACAAGGAGGTGTTGGCATCTACGAACAACGAAGAATTAGAAATTGTGTGTGGAATCAAAAATGGCATTCATCGTCGTCTCATGTTGGAACATGTTGAAG ATTTGTACACAGCTTTACCAATGCCTAAATATGGCAGTATTGGCAGCCTAACCAGGCAGAAGAGTATAGATCCCACAGGGTTTGCATCCTATCCCAAAGCTGTCGACGTGTTCATCAGCTACAGGAGATCGAATGGATCCCAGCTAGCCAG CTTGCTAAAGGTTCATTTACAACTGCGAGGATTTTCTGTGTTCCTGGATATAGATCGACTTCGAGCTGGAAAGTTTGATGAAAATCTGTTGATGAATATCCGGTTAGCGAAGCATTTTCTATTGGTTCTGACACCAAGTGCCTTAGATCGATGTATTGGTGACGACGAACAGCAAGACTGGATTCACAAG GAAATAGTGACGGCTCTAGAGAGTGACTGTAATATCATCCCTGTCCTGGATAATTTTGATTGGCCACTGCCAGAAGTGTTGCCGCCTGACATGCAGCAAGTTGTGTATTTCAACGGAGTCAG ATGGGTGCACGACTACCAAGATGCTTGCATGGCTAAGCTTGAAACATTCCTCAAAAAAGTTCCTATAGCTCGTCTGAAGTCTGAGGAACTTCCTACCATTGTGGAGAGACCGGTGTCAGAATGTGACAGCGTGTCATCTGCTCTGACAGTAGAGGAAATGATGGCACAAGAAGAGGTTGTGATGAGGAAGTCTAGCACTGATAAAAAAGAGGCCCGTAAAAGAGCCTCAGGCTCAGCCTTTATGGACACATTAACTTCTctagttgaaaatttttaa
- the LOC125650219 gene encoding NAD(+) hydrolase sarm1-like isoform X2, with product MISQRAQLQEMSDDSDDGAKNKSKVTKDVKEFVSKNFDPEKLIERSQSDATFVKFHTSSVSDSRKYTSQRIERKGQPAKVSESSKVFFDLSSIDSEENDSGEYTKMEKRNSLDMLETISHDGDSAIHEISSKDSLLSATENRFSSDDLESIVASEDTIEPETTYVQYWEKYPLILPTVTDSDTNRQNQTNVKLSYQKLSQELESHIKPLKAAKPKHEVRHLDKIRHVLVEAWQVPMYGRDIAYGLCDVLRNEGILDMVIENCSSTNKDLLKASASVLEQCLSWENRNHVVKSGIETVVLMTKREISNHEMSYINTGILEGLFKVSEEASTKMITLGGLDVILHWSRSSDIRNLRHCAKALANLSLFGGAENQEEMAKRNVPEWLFPLAFMEDDTIKYYACLAIVVLLANKELEAAVIKSGTLELVMPFINSTKPSSFAKSDTSQQQGKDHMWLERLVPLLLSRREEAQSLAAFHFAMEAGIKEEQGKLDLFYEIGAIEPLKKVASSPNATASKLAVLALKVIGESIPHKLTTQVPVWSVIDVAHWVAQVGFKDFVQNFIDCQVDGDILLLLTEQELETSIKMDCKIARKRFLRELKSLKITADYSSCDPSQMDAWLMKILPDLSQYTYEMLKAGMNKEVLASTNNEELEIVCGIKNGIHRRLMLEHVEDLYTALPMPKYGSIGSLTRQKSIDPTGFASYPKAVDVFISYRRSNGSQLASLLKVHLQLRGFSVFLDIDRLRAGKFDENLLMNIRLAKHFLLVLTPSALDRCIGDDEQQDWIHKEIVTALESDCNIIPVLDNFDWPLPEVLPPDMQQVVYFNGVRWVHDYQDACMAKLETFLKKVPIARLKSEELPTIVERPVSECDSVSSALTVEEMMAQEEVVMRKSSTDKKEARKRASGSAFMDTLTSLVENF from the exons ATGATATCACAGAG agCTCAGTTACAAGAAATGTCGGACGACTCAGATGATGGAGCTAAAAACAAATCCAAAGTTACCAAAGATGTCAAAGAATTTGTTTCTAAGAATTTTGATCCAGAGAAGTTGATTGAAAGGTCCCAATCAGATGCCACTTTTGTAAAATTCCACACAAGTTCTGTATCAGACAGCAGGAAATATACAAGCCAAAGAATTGAAAGGAAAGGACAGCCAGCCAAAGTTTCAGAAAGTTCCAAAGTTTTCTTTGATCTCTCTAGCATTGATTCAGAAGAAAATGATTCTGGAGAATATACCAAGATGGAGAAAAGAAACTCATTGGACATGTTGGAAACTATCTCACATGATGGAGATTCGGCAATTCATGAAATTTCTTCCAAAGATTCTTTACTGTCTGCAACTGAAAACAGGTTTTCATCTGATGATCTGGAAAGTATTGTGGCTAGCGAGGACACAATTGAACCTGAAACTACTTATGTGCAGTACTGGGAGAAGTACCCATTGATCCTGCCAACAGTGACTGACTCAGATACAAATCGTCAAAACCAAACAAATGTGAAACTCAGTTACCAAAAATTGTCTCAAGAACTTGAGAGCCACATCAAACCCTTGAAGGCTGCCAAGCCTAAACATGAAGTCAGACACCTAGATAAAATCAGACATGTTTTAGTGGAAGCATGGCAGGTCCCCATGTACGGAAGGGACATTGCTTATGGTCTGTGTGATGTTTTGAGAAATGAGGGCATATTGGATATGGTGATAGAAAACTGCAGCTCAACTAATAAGGACCTTTTGAAAGCATCAGCATCAGTGTTAGAACAATGCCTTTCTTGGGAAAATCGAAACCATGTTGTAAAATCAGGGATTGAAACAGTTGTATTAATGACAAAAAGAGAGATTTCCAATCATGAAATGTCTTACATTAATACTGGCATTCTAGAAGGTTTGTTCAAAGTTTCAGAGGAAGCATCAACAAAAATGATTACCCTTGGAGGTTTGGATGTCATTTTACACTggtcaaggtcaagtgacatCAGAAATCTCCGACACTGTGCAAAAGCCCTGGCCAACCTTTCATTATTTGGAGGTGCAGAAAACCAGGAGGAGATGGCCAAAAGAAATGTCCCAGAATGGCTGTTTCCTCTGGCTTTTATGGAAGATGACACCATAAAGTACTATGCATGCCTTGCCATTGTAGTGTTACTTGCTAATAAAGAACTGGAGGCTGCAGTGATTAAATCAGGGACCTTAGAATTGGTGATGCCGTTCATAAACTCTACAAAGCCCTCATCTTTTGCTAAAAGTGATACATCTCAGCAGCAGGGAAAGGACCACATGTGGTTAGAAAGACTGGTGCCTCTTTTGCTGAGCAGAAGAGAGGAAGCTCAAAGTCTTGCTGCGTTCCATTTTGCCATGGAAGCAGGAATCAAAGAGGAGCAAGGAAAACTTGAT CTCTTTTATGAAATTGGTGCAATAGAACCTTTGAAAAAAGTTGCCAGTAGTCCCAATGCCACAGCATCCAAACTAGCTGTCCTGGCCTTAAAAGTTATTGGAGAGAGTATTCCCCATAAGCTCACTACACAAGTTCCAGTGTGGAGTGTGATAGATGTGGCCCACTGGGTGGCACAG GTGGGCTTTAAAGACTTTGTTCAGAACTTTATAGACTGCCAGGTAGATGGCGATATACTTTTACTTCTGACAGAACAGGAGCTGGAGACCAGTATCAAAATGGACTGCAAGATTGCCAGAAAAAG ATTTTTACGAGAGTTGAAGTCATTGAAAATAACAGCTGACTATTCCTCATGCGACCCATCTCAGATGGATGCTTGGTTGATGAAAATTCTCCCTGATCTGTCGCAGTACACATATGAAATGCTTAAAGCAGGCATGAACAAGGAGGTGTTGGCATCTACGAACAACGAAGAATTAGAAATTGTGTGTGGAATCAAAAATGGCATTCATCGTCGTCTCATGTTGGAACATGTTGAAG ATTTGTACACAGCTTTACCAATGCCTAAATATGGCAGTATTGGCAGCCTAACCAGGCAGAAGAGTATAGATCCCACAGGGTTTGCATCCTATCCCAAAGCTGTCGACGTGTTCATCAGCTACAGGAGATCGAATGGATCCCAGCTAGCCAG CTTGCTAAAGGTTCATTTACAACTGCGAGGATTTTCTGTGTTCCTGGATATAGATCGACTTCGAGCTGGAAAGTTTGATGAAAATCTGTTGATGAATATCCGGTTAGCGAAGCATTTTCTATTGGTTCTGACACCAAGTGCCTTAGATCGATGTATTGGTGACGACGAACAGCAAGACTGGATTCACAAG GAAATAGTGACGGCTCTAGAGAGTGACTGTAATATCATCCCTGTCCTGGATAATTTTGATTGGCCACTGCCAGAAGTGTTGCCGCCTGACATGCAGCAAGTTGTGTATTTCAACGGAGTCAG ATGGGTGCACGACTACCAAGATGCTTGCATGGCTAAGCTTGAAACATTCCTCAAAAAAGTTCCTATAGCTCGTCTGAAGTCTGAGGAACTTCCTACCATTGTGGAGAGACCGGTGTCAGAATGTGACAGCGTGTCATCTGCTCTGACAGTAGAGGAAATGATGGCACAAGAAGAGGTTGTGATGAGGAAGTCTAGCACTGATAAAAAAGAGGCCCGTAAAAGAGCCTCAGGCTCAGCCTTTATGGACACATTAACTTCTctagttgaaaatttttaa